The window GGCAGTGATTCAACAACAGACAAATTGGATGTCAGCACTCAAATTTCTACTTTGACATTAGAGATTTAGATCATGCAAGTTACACAGTGTAGCTCCTATGCTTCAATTCGGATCTAAATGAAGGGAAGGGTATATCGAATTTCATTTGCAATGGGATGTTAGCACTTTAACCACTCAAATCTAGAAGCTTGCACAAACATACCCAAAAAAATACACATACAAAAGACAGCCTACCTAATCTGAATctaaaattcaaagttcaaacaaTAAGAAAATTAATCAAGCATTTGCTGCTACCAATATAAATAGTAATGATCATTCATTCTCACCGGTTCTCGCGGAGGAAGGAGAAAGAGCAGCCAAAGAGATGCGCTTACGACCTGTTTGTAAATATAATAGAACAACCAGTTACAATGTTgtgttaaaaactaaaataaaacaaaccAGTCTCGTTACACCATGGAAGATAAATTATGTGATAACATCTCTGTTGTCCTAGCAACACATAAGGAGTGAATAACAGCAGGTTGCTACCAAACTTATAAACTGTAAGAAACAGTCAAACTCACCACTCCTCGCGGAAGAAGAAGACAGAGAACCCAAAGGTATACGCTGACGAcctatttgtaaataaaaaaaagctaCCAGTTAAAATACTGCAAGCATAAATTCATTGGACAACGCATACAATGATCATGAGAACGATACACTGATTGGTACGAAAACTCACCATTCTCCATGATTAGATAGCAACAGAAACATACGAACACCTGTAATATCAATGTGTCCGGCCAGAGTTTAAAAACTACAATGCAGGCATTAAAGATAAGACAATACAGAACAATAACGTGTCAATGAAGACCAAAACAGccagaatatatataaaaggtcAGAGAAGGGACAATTATACAGTTAATGAATATTCACGTTAGAGAATTGTAAATGAATATGATTCTGCAGTTTTGTTGGGGAACATAAATTATCACTGATGGAAAAACCAATACTCTGTCTTGGTGaagttttatattaaaacaacCAAGATGTAACTAATTTACGGGCAGTAATGCCGGCTAGCAATCAAGGGACAGAGCTTGTGGCCGATAAGCAATTTTCCAAGTGCAATAGATTATAACAGATAGTtatgtagaatttgttttggattattaAACTTAGCTTAGTGAGTAAAATTTGTAACCACGTGCTTACTATTagggggtgtattggattgggattttaatggatattAGTGTATTGGAAAATAATATTGAAAGAGATATCGGATAAATTGTTCAATATTTAGTTAGTACACTTCTCTATTTTAGCAGTTGTAGAACTTTCAAGTTTAATTacaatttaaaatacatatgaGCAGCAGTGCAGCACAACTTTCAAATATCATAATAGTAAAAGCCGTGAATTGCAAAATAAGATAGTCACGGTGATTTCTCCACAACATTATATATGATGTCGTAAAGTATCTTGAAACAACTCCAAGCTCGGGACCATGAAAGATAGCCTAAAAAAATTAGCCTAAAAAAGAAGCAACACACTTAAAGCATTGCATCTCAATACCAAATATAATTTAGTGGGATGATAAAAAGACATGTACTTGATGCCATAATATTTTGTACCAATAACAAAATGTAAATCATTGTCTGATACGATGGTGTATTGTGAGATATTCAACTATAGCATACAAATACACATACATATTCAATGAAGCATTTTTTCGAACACCTAGACTGGAATTTTTGTGCAGGGGAGCGAAACAAACATAGGAGGTAATTAAGACAAACCTGATGGATCCATGGTCTACACTGCAAATCTTCAAGATGTTTGGATGATGTTTTTGACCTACACAAATCAGTTATGTACTATGATTGAAACATAACATAAAATGTTGCTCACTGTTCTGAGAAGAATGAGACAGTGGAGATAGAGAAAAACGCTTCCCCTGCATTAAAACATGTAGattaatcaaaagaaaagaagagaaccAAGAACATGAACATTTGAAAAAGCTTTAGCACGAGATACCGTATAATTCAAATGACCGGACAGAGTGCTTTATTGCCTGCAAATTTCCAGTTTCGATTTCGTGAGGAAGATTACCATAAAAGTCACCAGTATCCGTGAATGATCAGAAaacgaaagaaaaaaaatgctgCAATACATACTCGAGCGTAGGTTTGAAATCACGTCTCCATTAATCAaggaattcaaaatttaaaccgATGAAAAGATGATAGAAATGTGAGTAAAATCCGGCAGTTGGAGGAAATCGTGGAGGCTAAATTGCAGGGATCGAGTGATGGGGAGGAAGTCGTTTCCAACGATTAGATCCGGTTATAGTTGGATCAACCCGATAAAAGTATAAAAAACAACAGCATTCAAGTCGGGTATAACCCAGATTGAAATGGAGGATCCAAAATGAAGGGAAAATGACTGAAATGGACGCTGCTTTGTATGGGGTGAAAAAATTAGGAAGGACAGAAAAGGTCTTTTTCCAAAGTGTTTGTATTCAGGAATTAGGATTATACTAGCAATctggcccgtgcttcgcacacgggtgacttttatatttttatatttaaataattgattgtaatatattttaaattataagtgtAGACCACACTTAATATACGTTGATCATATTTTAACATTTAGCTTTCAATGATTCCGATCGAATTCagtgaaattcaaataaattaaaaatatgattttcaataatttattttatattaaaatggtGAAAACTGTTCGAGATTGTGATGAGAAAATTAACATGTTCTTAATGTTATGCTTTAGTTGTATTTTGACAACAAAAATATGATTAACTTgcagatttataaaaaaattattaattacaatTGCAATAAAGAATTAACTTATgtattttgggaaaaaaaatattgcattataaaatcAAACTAAAGATATAAAGACAAATAATAACAATCAAATATATCTCAAGTTTTTCCAATGAAGCCAATACATATATTGTCCTGAATAATAATCTTACATTTAAAATCaagtacaaattttatattatttttttagaaactacaaattttatattattagttcAAGAAGAAAACTTTTTATTTCGAACAAAAGCATCTGTTCATTGTTCCACTTAGCTTTTGGTATCAATCAACATTTCCTTTCTTCTGGCTAGTCAACGTGCTACTGTTCTACTGGAGAGATACAGTCATACAGAGATGATAAAGGATGGAAGCAAGCCCTTGGATTTCTTACCACCTTAGCTGCCTCAATAATTTAGCGtcttttgttatatattttgcaGCTTTCATTTCAAAAGGTTCTAAGTGACATCAAGACATGTGAGTAAAAGTAATCATAAACTTACATGTTAACCTCTCAAATACCagctaattttatattaagatgcTAATTGAAATCTAAACTTGTGAGAAAAAGTAATGATAAAAGGAATTAAATTGTTCTCATACAATAGTGTAATTTAAGCATGGTAGATTAACATCCAACAATGTTTAGAAGATATTCTGCCTAGGCAGTTTTTATGCAAATGTGTGTCTGCAGGAAGTGCTTGAGAACATTTTTGTACATCCTTTGTAGTCAAAGCAAATATTGCACAAAAACTGCGACTAAGttacttgatatttatctttaTCCGAAATCTTTTTTCCCTTTGCGGAGGCAGGAATCTCTACTTCTGATTGTCGCAAGCAGATCCACAGCTCGCACAACTTAGGCTGAAGTAAATGAAGAGCAATATTCAGACATATATGTTACAGTATTCCAGAAATTTTCAAAGTGTTTTGGGAGTGGGAGCGCACGTGTGCGTTTAAAAATTACACAACCACATCCAAAGAACATAGACAATCATACATACCTCATATAACACGATCAGGCATTGCTTTCAAATCCAATGACAAAATTAAACTTTGATAAATTTATAGCTGCTCAACCAGGATGTCCAAGAGTTACCATAGAAACATACAAACTGCAGCATAAAAGaagaaataataaattcatatgAATTATGCAGCTGAGCATAGTAATAATGAAAACACCCAACTGATTTCCAATAAAGGCACAACGTCtatttaccatgtcagagtAATGTAGTATAAAACCATGGGTTCTGTGCTTTGTTACCTTCCAAACTGAAACCTCTGGCAAATTGTAGAATACTTCTTCGTATACTACATTTGTTGTCATATTGCTAGAATTACCATTGCCACCATATATATTAactatcaaataatttaataaatttatatttatgatgtTTGTGAATATTCTCgccaattattttcaattttcaattttattttataatttaaaattatcaaatatgtctagattaaaataattataaaaacttGGTTTATGTCCCAAGACTTAAACCAAAAGATCACTTTTACTGGAGGTGCATGGACTACTTCATCTTATGCATTGATGTATTTAGTTTATCTGGAATTTTCTGGCCTCCTGAACCACTCGTTTCCCCAGCCTTGTTGAAAGCATGTATCAAATATTTTGGTCTGGTACTTGCTTCATCAGAATACCATGCTACAGTGGCATGAAAAAGTGAATTCAGGACTCACTTGCAACCTTTGTTAATTAAGAATACTAAAAAATTATTAGCATATTTTATGGCTGTTACTAACAGATCAAATTATTAGCATATTTTACCTGTTAGATGCGTTGACACGATCAATTTTATTGTTGATGCTGGCATCTGGAATGGCATGCCATGATCAGCACATGTTGTACTTAATTTATGAGCCTAGAAGCCTAAAAACGATGGCTTGTACCTGTAATTTCATTCACATGTTAAGAATGTTCTATTGAGGAAATGTAATGGCCTAATGCTTTATATATG of the Daucus carota subsp. sativus chromosome 4, DH1 v3.0, whole genome shotgun sequence genome contains:
- the LOC108218256 gene encoding uncharacterized protein LOC108218256 isoform X7, with translation MDPSVFKLWPDTLILQVFVCFCCYLIMENGRQRIPLGSLSSSSARSGRKRISLAALSPSSARTDFGNSIPDTVRVCQCIREAGLPAKFLLLRLPLDEALL